A genomic window from Paenibacillus thermoaerophilus includes:
- a CDS encoding ACT domain-containing protein, which translates to MPEERKWQDAGAPEGPNGLERYFVVREDLLPEAVLKAIRAKELLDSGAAKTINEAVEQVDMSRSAYYKYKDGIYPLTRLERERIATISLDLEHRSGILSRVLALIAAMDGNVLTIHQSIPLQGYANVVISVEMSGIQQPMQPFMDAIRSVDGVRKAIVIGQG; encoded by the coding sequence GTGCCGGAAGAACGCAAATGGCAGGATGCGGGCGCGCCGGAAGGCCCGAACGGTTTGGAGCGGTATTTCGTCGTTCGCGAGGATTTGCTTCCGGAAGCCGTGCTGAAGGCGATTCGCGCGAAGGAGCTGCTGGACAGCGGGGCGGCCAAAACGATAAACGAAGCCGTGGAGCAGGTCGACATGAGCCGAAGCGCGTACTACAAGTACAAGGACGGCATCTACCCGCTGACGCGTCTCGAACGAGAGCGGATCGCGACCATCTCGCTCGATCTGGAGCACCGTTCCGGGATTTTGTCGAGAGTGCTGGCGCTGATCGCCGCGATGGACGGAAACGTCCTGACGATTCACCAGAGCATTCCGCTGCAGGGTTATGCCAACGTCGTCATTTCGGTGGAAATGTCCGGCATTCAGCAGCCGATGCAGCCGTTTATGGATGCGATTCGTTCGGTCGACGGCGTGCGCAAAGCGATCGTCATCGGCCAAGGATAG
- a CDS encoding cation diffusion facilitator family transporter yields MGALIEAVKKGNTSSGVAALGNAGLAVAKGVAAGVSGSGAMFASAMHSVADAVNQGFVFFGSILAERKPTKRFPAGFGRVINLVCMAAVIVVTIMAYETILKGIKLLRHPEEATNFGLNFCILVLAVAIDGSFLLKAMKEIVKETGAKAAGVGLVSAAFRNVGRAAPPTRLVFYEDIVATLGALLALIAVIVSSFSAFDRLDGIAAILIGLLMVGVAFRVGYDNMAGLIGVAAPREVEENVAGIILSDPDTRDINRMRILQEGRAYHVEAYVELRKGLTLAEADDIKFRLRDKLLSDPNITDVTLGILEDDDLKEW; encoded by the coding sequence ATGGGAGCTTTAATCGAAGCTGTTAAAAAAGGGAATACGTCCTCCGGCGTAGCCGCGCTCGGCAATGCGGGGCTGGCGGTCGCCAAAGGCGTCGCCGCCGGAGTCAGCGGAAGCGGGGCGATGTTCGCGTCGGCCATGCATTCCGTGGCGGACGCGGTGAATCAGGGCTTCGTGTTTTTCGGAAGCATTCTGGCGGAGAGAAAACCGACCAAACGGTTCCCCGCCGGCTTCGGGCGCGTCATCAACCTCGTCTGCATGGCGGCGGTGATCGTCGTCACGATTATGGCGTACGAGACGATTCTGAAGGGAATCAAGCTGCTCCGGCATCCGGAGGAAGCGACGAATTTTGGGCTGAACTTCTGCATCCTCGTGCTGGCGGTGGCCATCGACGGCTCGTTCCTGCTGAAGGCGATGAAGGAAATCGTCAAGGAAACCGGCGCGAAGGCTGCCGGAGTCGGCCTCGTGTCCGCCGCGTTCCGCAACGTGGGGCGGGCGGCGCCGCCGACCCGTCTCGTCTTCTACGAGGATATCGTCGCGACGCTGGGGGCTCTGCTGGCGCTGATCGCGGTTATCGTATCGAGCTTTTCCGCGTTCGACCGATTGGACGGCATCGCCGCCATCCTGATCGGCCTGCTGATGGTGGGCGTCGCCTTCAGGGTCGGGTACGACAACATGGCGGGTCTGATCGGCGTCGCCGCCCCCCGAGAAGTGGAAGAGAATGTCGCCGGCATCATTCTCTCCGACCCGGACACCCGGGACATCAACCGGATGCGGATTCTGCAGGAAGGGCGCGCCTATCATGTGGAGGCGTACGTCGAGCTTCGCAAGGGCCTGACGCTCGCCGAAGCCGACGATATCAAGTTCCGCTTGCGCGACAAGCTGCTGTCCGATCCGAATATCACCGACGTCACGCTCGGCATTCTGGAAGACGACGACCTAAAGGAATGGTAA
- a CDS encoding homoserine dehydrogenase, with protein MQPIRVGLMGLGTVGTGVVRIVEGHRDDLEKQVGSPIVIEKILVKDKSKSRRMTVADSLLTEDPRDIVENPDIDVVVEVMGGVESTRELILSALERGKHVVTANKDLMAVYGPEILAKAAEKNCDVFYEASVAGGIPIIRTLIEGFSSDRLTKIMGIVNGTTNYILTKMSQEGASYADVLKEAQELGYAEADPTSDVEGLDAARKMAILATLGFRAEVSLGDVAVKGITSVTREDIVYAKRLGYEIKLLGIAERSGDAIGVSVQPTMVKVSHPLSSVNGVFNAVYVYGEAVGETMFYGPGAGELPTATSVVADLVAVVKNLKLGVNGRRMFTPYKEKKLKTADEIKSKNFLLLHVDDKAGVLARITQVFAEHNVSLESVIQQPNPSNPSAEIVIVTHEASQASLNNVLAHLTDLPVMRKIQSHYRVEG; from the coding sequence ATGCAACCGATAAGAGTAGGCTTGATGGGGCTCGGAACCGTCGGCACCGGCGTGGTCCGGATCGTGGAAGGGCATAGGGACGACCTCGAAAAGCAGGTCGGCAGCCCGATCGTCATCGAAAAAATATTGGTGAAGGATAAATCGAAATCGCGGCGCATGACCGTCGCCGACAGCCTGCTGACCGAAGACCCGCGGGATATTGTCGAAAATCCGGATATCGACGTCGTCGTCGAGGTGATGGGCGGCGTCGAGTCGACGCGGGAGCTGATCTTGTCCGCGCTGGAGCGCGGCAAACACGTCGTGACGGCCAACAAGGATCTGATGGCCGTCTACGGTCCGGAAATTCTCGCCAAAGCGGCCGAGAAAAACTGCGATGTCTTCTACGAAGCAAGCGTGGCCGGGGGCATCCCGATCATCCGGACGCTGATCGAGGGCTTCTCTTCCGACCGGCTGACGAAGATCATGGGGATCGTCAACGGCACGACCAACTATATTTTGACCAAGATGAGCCAGGAGGGCGCATCTTACGCCGACGTGCTGAAGGAAGCGCAAGAGCTCGGCTACGCGGAGGCCGACCCGACATCCGACGTCGAAGGTCTCGACGCGGCGCGCAAGATGGCGATTCTGGCGACGCTTGGGTTCCGGGCGGAGGTGTCGCTCGGCGACGTTGCCGTTAAGGGGATTACGTCCGTCACGCGCGAGGATATCGTGTATGCGAAACGTCTCGGCTACGAGATCAAGCTGCTCGGCATCGCGGAGCGGAGCGGAGACGCGATCGGCGTCAGCGTGCAGCCGACGATGGTGAAGGTGTCACATCCGCTTTCCAGCGTCAACGGCGTGTTTAACGCCGTCTACGTCTACGGGGAAGCCGTCGGCGAGACGATGTTCTACGGACCGGGAGCCGGCGAGCTTCCGACGGCGACCTCCGTCGTCGCGGACCTCGTCGCCGTCGTCAAAAACTTGAAGCTCGGCGTCAACGGCCGCCGCATGTTTACGCCGTACAAGGAGAAAAAGCTGAAAACGGCCGACGAGATCAAATCGAAAAACTTCCTGTTGCTGCATGTGGACGACAAGGCCGGCGTGCTTGCGCGCATCACGCAAGTGTTCGCCGAGCACAACGTCAGCCTGGAATCGGTCATTCAGCAGCCGAATCCGAGCAATCCGAGCGCAGAGATCGTCATCGTGACCCACGAGGCCAGCCAAGCCAGCCTGAACAACGTGCTCGCGCATCTGACAGACCTGCCGGTCATGCGCAAAATCCAAAGCCATTACCGCGTGGAAGGCTAA
- the thrC gene encoding threonine synthase, with protein sequence MRYQGLLHTYKSYLPVTERTPMLTLQEGNTPLVRAERLSEQLKLDIYFKYEGLNPTGSFKDRGMVMAVAKAMEEGSRTIMCASTGNTSAAAAAYAARGGLNCVVLIPNNNIALGKLAQAIIYGAKVIAIEGNFDRALEIVRDITSKHPITLVNSVNPYRIEGQKTAAFEVVDQLGHAPDYLAIPVGNAGNISAYWKGFKEYKEAGKSSSLPKMIGFEAEGSAAIVRGEPIPNPETVATAIRIGNPASWKTAVAAAQESNGFIDCVTDDEILHAYKTIASQEGIFAEPASAASIAGVIKKKKEGYFSDNQSVVCVLTGHGLKDPNIAIKSVAAEPLVVQDNEAAVMDAIAKLEQAATAGAGRGNA encoded by the coding sequence ATGAGATACCAGGGACTGCTGCACACATACAAATCTTATTTGCCGGTGACCGAGCGCACGCCGATGCTGACGCTGCAGGAGGGCAACACGCCGCTCGTCCGCGCGGAGCGCCTCTCGGAGCAATTGAAGCTGGACATTTATTTTAAATACGAAGGGCTGAACCCGACCGGTTCGTTTAAGGACCGCGGCATGGTGATGGCCGTCGCCAAGGCGATGGAGGAAGGCAGCCGCACGATCATGTGCGCCTCGACGGGCAACACGTCGGCCGCCGCCGCCGCTTATGCCGCGCGGGGCGGCTTGAATTGCGTCGTGCTGATCCCGAACAACAACATCGCGCTCGGCAAGCTCGCGCAGGCGATCATCTACGGCGCGAAAGTGATCGCGATCGAAGGCAACTTCGACCGGGCGCTGGAGATCGTGCGCGACATTACATCCAAGCACCCGATTACGCTGGTGAACTCGGTTAACCCGTACCGGATCGAAGGGCAAAAAACGGCGGCGTTCGAGGTGGTCGACCAACTCGGACACGCGCCGGACTACTTGGCGATCCCGGTCGGCAACGCGGGCAATATCAGCGCGTACTGGAAAGGCTTCAAGGAGTATAAAGAAGCCGGCAAGTCGTCGTCGCTGCCGAAAATGATCGGTTTTGAAGCGGAAGGGTCCGCGGCGATCGTGCGCGGAGAGCCGATTCCGAATCCGGAGACGGTGGCGACGGCGATCCGCATCGGCAATCCGGCAAGCTGGAAGACGGCGGTGGCGGCCGCTCAGGAATCGAACGGATTTATCGATTGCGTGACGGACGACGAAATCTTGCACGCCTACAAGACCATCGCGTCGCAGGAAGGCATCTTCGCCGAGCCGGCATCCGCCGCTTCGATCGCCGGCGTAATCAAGAAGAAGAAAGAAGGCTATTTCTCCGACAACCAATCCGTGGTCTGCGTGCTGACCGGCCACGGTCTGAAAGACCCGAACATCGCGATCAAGAGCGTGGCGGCGGAGCCGCTTGTCGTTCAGGACAACGAAGCGGCGGTCATGGACGCGATCGCGAAGCTGGAGCAGGCGGCAACGGCGGGCGCAGGCCGGGGGAATGCGTAA
- the obgE gene encoding GTPase ObgE, with product MFVDKAKIYVKAGDGGDGQVSYRREKYVEFGGPWGGDGGHGGDVIFRVDEGLRTLVDFKYQKHFKAKKGENGRTQAMRGADAEDLIVRVPPGTVVIDDDTKEIIADLTRHGQEVVVAKGGRGGRGNMRFASPANPAPAIAENGEEGQERWVVLELKVLADVGLVGFPSVGKSTLISVVSAARPKIAAYHFTTLTPNLGVVDAGDGRSFVMADLPGLIEGAHEGVGLGHEFLRHVERTRVILHVVDMAATEGRDPYEDWLTINKELALYSEKLIERPQIIVANKMDMPGAEEHLASFRERLNAEYGDRGYEIFPISAIARKGVQQVVYRLADLLDQIPETPLVEEVAEKEERKVFRLEDNRESASFTIRRENNNFYVEGEELEKLVKRTKLNSHDAFVRFGKILRSMGVEKELRRKGAKDGHMVYIGDFEFEFVEQE from the coding sequence ATGTTTGTAGACAAGGCCAAAATATACGTAAAAGCGGGAGACGGCGGAGACGGACAAGTATCGTACCGGCGGGAAAAATACGTCGAATTCGGCGGCCCGTGGGGCGGCGACGGCGGACACGGCGGCGACGTCATCTTTCGCGTCGACGAAGGGCTTCGCACGCTGGTCGATTTCAAATACCAAAAGCACTTTAAAGCGAAAAAAGGCGAAAACGGACGGACGCAAGCGATGCGCGGCGCGGATGCCGAGGATCTGATCGTACGTGTGCCTCCGGGCACGGTCGTTATCGACGACGACACGAAGGAGATTATCGCCGACTTGACGCGCCACGGCCAGGAGGTTGTCGTGGCCAAGGGCGGCCGGGGCGGACGCGGCAACATGCGCTTCGCATCGCCCGCCAACCCGGCGCCCGCGATTGCGGAGAACGGCGAGGAAGGCCAGGAGCGGTGGGTCGTGCTGGAGCTGAAGGTGCTGGCCGATGTCGGGCTCGTCGGTTTTCCGAGCGTCGGCAAATCGACGCTGATCAGCGTCGTGTCCGCGGCGCGTCCGAAGATCGCGGCGTACCACTTCACGACGCTGACGCCGAACCTCGGCGTCGTCGACGCGGGGGACGGCCGGAGCTTCGTGATGGCGGATCTGCCGGGGCTGATCGAGGGGGCGCACGAGGGCGTCGGACTCGGTCACGAGTTTCTCCGGCATGTCGAGCGGACCCGGGTGATCCTGCATGTCGTGGACATGGCCGCGACCGAAGGCCGGGACCCGTACGAGGACTGGCTGACCATCAACAAGGAGCTTGCGCTGTACAGCGAAAAGCTGATCGAGCGCCCGCAGATCATCGTCGCGAACAAGATGGATATGCCGGGGGCGGAGGAGCATCTGGCTTCATTCCGGGAGCGGCTGAATGCGGAATACGGCGACCGCGGCTACGAAATATTCCCGATCTCGGCGATCGCCCGGAAGGGCGTGCAGCAGGTCGTGTACCGGCTCGCGGATCTGCTCGATCAAATCCCGGAGACGCCTCTGGTCGAGGAAGTCGCCGAGAAAGAGGAGCGCAAAGTATTCCGGCTGGAGGACAACCGAGAGAGCGCGTCGTTTACGATTCGGCGGGAAAACAACAACTTCTACGTCGAAGGCGAAGAGCTGGAGAAGCTGGTCAAACGCACCAAGCTGAACAGCCACGACGCTTTTGTCCGCTTCGGCAAAATCCTTCGTTCGATGGGCGTCGAGAAGGAGCTTCGCAGAAAAGGCGCAAAAGACGGCCATATGGTGTACATCGGCGACTTCGAGTTCGAGTTTGTCGAGCAGGAGTAG
- a CDS encoding ribosomal-processing cysteine protease Prp yields MIRVKLERRASDGAIVRYRVTGHAEYDVSGKDIVCAAVSAVSVGTVNAVEALTGVRLKASMRHGDLDVAIPDELPQDAADKVQLLLSSMLVMLQSIEESYGKYITINDSTIMNRRR; encoded by the coding sequence ATGATCCGAGTGAAATTGGAACGTCGCGCCTCTGACGGGGCCATCGTCCGTTATCGCGTGACGGGACATGCGGAGTACGACGTTTCCGGCAAGGATATCGTCTGCGCGGCCGTATCGGCGGTTTCGGTGGGCACCGTGAACGCTGTCGAGGCGTTGACCGGCGTCCGGCTGAAAGCGTCCATGCGGCATGGCGATCTCGATGTGGCGATTCCGGACGAACTGCCGCAGGATGCGGCCGACAAGGTGCAACTGTTGCTTTCGTCCATGCTGGTGATGCTGCAATCGATTGAAGAATCGTACGGCAAGTATATCACGATAAATGATTCGACCATCATGAACAGAAGGAGGTAG
- a CDS encoding Rne/Rng family ribonuclease, whose protein sequence is MRHLYVSDLDGRTETVVVEDHKLVEYYVEPAQKCQLAGSVCLGKVTDVLPGLQAAFVRIGLEKNAYLSLDDLLPPHPDRQPKPKPRIEQLVKPGDELIVQIVKEPIGTKGAKVTTNLSFPGRWLVYMPDAGYTAVSRKISSPEEHRRLVDIGDQIREPDEGLIFRTLADGQSEWAFREDLDRLRRQWRDIRRKSEQAEAPAWLYRERDAADRVVRDLFASAEDRLTVNSKERAATWREWAKRMQPGMERGIELVEPGVDLLEMAGLRRELDRLMRPKVWLDCGGYLVVDRTEAMTVVDVNTGKFTAAADLEHAALAVNLEAAEMIARLMRLRDLGGIILVDFIDMEEESHRRQVADKLQTALRRDRTRVHALGWTRLGLMELTRKKVRETATDPARVYCSACGGSGLAATPPIFG, encoded by the coding sequence GTGAGACATCTTTATGTATCGGATCTCGACGGCCGGACCGAAACGGTGGTCGTCGAAGATCACAAGCTTGTCGAATATTATGTGGAGCCCGCGCAGAAATGCCAACTCGCCGGGAGCGTCTGCCTCGGCAAGGTGACGGACGTGCTGCCCGGCCTGCAGGCCGCGTTCGTTCGCATCGGCCTGGAGAAAAATGCGTATTTGTCGCTGGATGACCTGCTTCCGCCGCATCCGGACCGCCAGCCGAAGCCCAAGCCGCGCATCGAGCAGTTGGTCAAGCCCGGCGACGAGCTGATCGTGCAGATCGTGAAGGAACCGATCGGCACGAAAGGGGCCAAAGTGACGACCAATCTGTCTTTTCCCGGCCGCTGGCTGGTGTACATGCCCGATGCGGGTTATACGGCCGTGTCCCGCAAGATCTCCTCGCCCGAGGAGCACCGGCGGCTCGTGGATATTGGCGACCAGATCCGGGAGCCGGACGAAGGGCTCATCTTCCGGACGCTGGCCGACGGCCAATCCGAGTGGGCGTTCCGGGAAGATCTGGACCGGCTGCGCCGGCAGTGGCGCGATATTCGGCGGAAGAGCGAGCAGGCGGAAGCGCCGGCTTGGCTCTACCGCGAGAGAGACGCGGCCGACCGGGTCGTGCGCGATTTGTTCGCTTCCGCGGAGGACCGGCTGACCGTCAACAGCAAGGAACGGGCGGCGACCTGGCGCGAATGGGCGAAGCGGATGCAGCCCGGCATGGAGCGCGGGATCGAGCTGGTCGAACCCGGCGTCGATCTGCTGGAGATGGCGGGACTGCGCCGGGAGCTGGACCGGCTGATGCGGCCGAAGGTATGGCTCGACTGCGGCGGCTATCTCGTCGTGGACCGGACCGAAGCGATGACGGTCGTCGATGTCAACACCGGCAAATTCACCGCGGCGGCCGATCTGGAGCATGCCGCGCTGGCGGTGAATCTGGAAGCCGCGGAGATGATCGCCCGGTTGATGCGGCTCCGGGATCTGGGCGGAATCATTCTGGTGGACTTCATCGACATGGAGGAGGAGAGCCATCGCCGCCAGGTGGCGGACAAGCTTCAGACCGCGCTTCGCCGCGACCGCACCCGCGTCCACGCGCTCGGATGGACGAGGCTCGGCCTGATGGAGCTGACCCGGAAAAAAGTGAGAGAGACGGCGACGGACCCCGCTCGCGTCTACTGCTCCGCCTGCGGCGGCTCCGGGCTTGCGGCGACTCCGCCGATTTTCGGATAA
- a CDS encoding Spo0B domain-containing protein — protein MDAWRTDRAESDETRDKLYRLMAEWSQHVRHDRLNDIQVLLGYIRLGKPDRLAGYIDAMKRELERESRLAKLGVPELVVFLLTCPMRWRHLKVDLQTGEPGRGDVRLDRLPETGRRVTRIVCDAVSLIAESAPPSDGDVLRVEIGLRAEDNELRLRIETEGPLPSGGIAEGLESIMGRTLTGGDNWTYTFGDNRAALDIRLHRDEPAR, from the coding sequence ATGGACGCGTGGAGAACGGATCGGGCGGAATCCGATGAAACTCGGGACAAGTTGTACCGACTCATGGCGGAGTGGTCGCAGCACGTGCGGCATGACCGGCTGAACGATATTCAAGTGCTGCTCGGGTACATCCGGCTTGGCAAGCCGGACCGGCTGGCCGGATATATCGATGCGATGAAGCGGGAGCTGGAACGCGAGAGCCGCTTGGCGAAGCTCGGCGTGCCGGAGCTGGTTGTCTTTTTGCTGACGTGCCCCATGCGCTGGAGGCACCTGAAGGTCGATCTGCAGACAGGCGAGCCGGGGCGCGGCGACGTGCGGCTGGACCGGCTGCCGGAGACGGGCCGAAGGGTTACCCGGATCGTCTGCGACGCCGTTTCTTTGATCGCGGAGAGCGCTCCGCCGTCCGACGGCGACGTGCTGCGGGTCGAGATCGGCCTGAGAGCCGAGGACAACGAGCTGCGCTTGCGGATTGAAACCGAAGGACCGCTCCCTTCGGGCGGAATTGCGGAAGGACTGGAATCGATCATGGGTCGAACGCTGACCGGCGGAGACAACTGGACATATACATTCGGCGACAATCGCGCAGCTTTGGATATCCGGCTGCATCGCGATGAGCCGGCGAGGTGA
- a CDS encoding hemolysin family protein — protein sequence MILKLSLFVVLLVLTAFFVATEFAIVKLRGSRVDQMVQEGRKNALAIKKITSNLDGYLSACQLGITITALGLGWLGEPTVEALLHPLFDKLGIGGELAGYLSFLIAFLSVTYLHVVLGELAPKSVAIQKAEQISILVAKPIIFFYKVMYPFIWLLNGSANKLIRLFGLQPAKEHEDAHSEEEIRIILSESYESGKINKSEYGYVNRIFEFDDRLAREIMVPRTDMVCLYANRSLEENLAIIRQEQYTRFPVVQESKDNVIGFVNTKQIFLNMTKSGFDFNSLIHPMLTVPEVIPIKTLLKRMQQERVHIAVLLDEYGGTSGLVTIEDILEEIVGEIRDEFDTDETKEIEDLGEGRYLVDGVVLLSEVNALFGSALEHEDVDSIGGWLYSQQPDLKVGQTWESDGLTFTVREREKHRIRKVEICRAQPTVDETASAPSRLALAEE from the coding sequence ATGATACTCAAACTATCGTTGTTCGTCGTGCTTCTTGTGCTCACCGCATTTTTCGTCGCCACCGAATTCGCCATCGTCAAGCTGCGCGGCAGCCGCGTCGATCAGATGGTGCAGGAAGGGCGGAAAAATGCTCTCGCCATCAAGAAGATCACGTCGAACCTGGACGGTTACTTGTCCGCTTGCCAGTTGGGCATTACGATTACGGCGCTCGGACTCGGTTGGCTGGGAGAGCCGACGGTGGAAGCGCTTCTGCATCCGCTGTTCGACAAGTTGGGCATCGGCGGGGAGCTCGCAGGATATTTGTCTTTCCTGATCGCCTTTTTGTCCGTGACTTATCTGCACGTGGTGCTCGGCGAACTCGCCCCGAAATCGGTTGCCATCCAGAAGGCGGAACAGATCAGCATTTTGGTCGCGAAGCCGATTATTTTCTTCTATAAAGTCATGTACCCGTTCATCTGGCTGTTGAACGGCTCGGCCAACAAGCTGATTCGCCTGTTCGGCTTGCAGCCGGCCAAGGAACACGAAGATGCGCATTCCGAAGAGGAAATCCGCATCATCTTGTCCGAGAGCTACGAGAGCGGCAAGATCAACAAGTCCGAATACGGATACGTCAACCGGATTTTCGAGTTCGACGACCGTCTCGCCCGCGAGATTATGGTTCCGCGGACGGATATGGTCTGCTTGTACGCCAACCGCAGCCTGGAAGAAAACCTGGCGATCATCCGCCAGGAGCAATATACGCGTTTTCCTGTCGTGCAGGAAAGCAAGGACAACGTGATCGGCTTCGTCAACACGAAGCAAATTTTCCTGAATATGACGAAGTCCGGATTCGATTTCAACTCACTGATTCACCCGATGCTGACCGTTCCGGAGGTCATCCCGATCAAAACGCTGCTCAAACGGATGCAGCAGGAACGCGTGCATATCGCGGTCCTGCTGGATGAATACGGCGGGACGTCCGGATTGGTGACGATTGAAGACATTTTGGAGGAGATCGTCGGCGAGATCCGGGACGAATTCGACACCGACGAGACGAAGGAAATCGAGGATCTGGGCGAAGGCCGGTATCTGGTGGACGGCGTCGTGCTGCTGTCCGAAGTGAACGCTTTGTTCGGCAGCGCGCTGGAGCATGAGGATGTCGATTCGATCGGGGGATGGCTGTACAGCCAGCAGCCCGATCTCAAGGTCGGACAGACGTGGGAGAGCGACGGCCTGACGTTTACGGTGCGCGAGCGGGAGAAGCACCGCATCCGGAAGGTGGAGATCTGCCGCGCCCAACCGACCGTAGACGAGACCGCTTCCGCCCCGTCACGGTTGGCGCTGGCGGAAGAATAA
- the rpmA gene encoding 50S ribosomal protein L27, whose protein sequence is MLKLDLQLFASKKGVGSTKNGRDSHSKRLGAKAADGQTVTAGSILYRQRGTKIHPGTNVGIGSDDTLFAKIEGVVRFERWGRDRKKVSVYPVEVAPVAATSER, encoded by the coding sequence ATGTTGAAGCTTGATCTTCAACTGTTCGCGTCCAAGAAGGGCGTAGGCTCCACGAAAAACGGACGCGACAGCCACTCGAAGCGTCTGGGCGCGAAAGCCGCGGACGGTCAAACCGTAACCGCCGGCAGCATCCTGTATCGCCAACGCGGCACGAAGATTCATCCAGGCACGAACGTCGGCATCGGTTCCGACGATACGCTGTTCGCGAAGATCGAAGGCGTCGTGAGATTCGAACGTTGGGGACGCGATCGCAAAAAAGTCAGCGTCTACCCGGTAGAAGTGGCTCCGGTAGCGGCAACTTCCGAACGGTAA
- a CDS encoding DUF1836 domain-containing protein, which yields METLTFTRREMALLLRSLQNGCEPSPLSVLRRIWNQRHSAEVEQGASFGAFMETALPPIWEKWLKSATVQGLSLQEIVSLGNQIEYTNLSVTSAQNWVKRDFCEYLGKPAAGKKYSFQQAALIYIIEDLKHDLDFESIRKLLRIVLREPERDEDDLITPIDLYAAYSGLFEELDANNDQLLDVTGHVPTLVGKRNQDVLMEQLIQRKADQFVNGLALQGKQKEAVRNVLMIAMIAVQTAYFHALARRFFNATLFLYNSD from the coding sequence ATGGAGACGTTGACGTTTACCCGCCGCGAAATGGCGCTGCTGCTGCGTTCCTTGCAAAACGGCTGCGAGCCTTCTCCGCTCTCGGTGCTCCGCCGGATTTGGAATCAGCGGCATTCGGCCGAAGTCGAACAAGGCGCTTCGTTCGGCGCCTTTATGGAAACGGCGCTGCCGCCGATCTGGGAGAAGTGGCTGAAATCCGCCACCGTCCAAGGGCTGTCTCTGCAAGAGATCGTCTCGCTCGGCAACCAGATCGAATACACCAACCTGTCCGTAACATCCGCGCAAAATTGGGTCAAGCGCGATTTTTGCGAATATCTGGGCAAGCCCGCCGCCGGCAAAAAATATTCGTTTCAACAGGCGGCCCTCATCTACATTATCGAGGATTTGAAGCATGACCTCGATTTCGAGTCGATCCGCAAGCTGCTCCGCATCGTCCTGCGCGAGCCGGAAAGGGACGAGGACGACCTGATCACCCCGATCGATCTGTATGCCGCTTACTCCGGCCTGTTCGAGGAGCTGGACGCGAATAACGACCAGTTGTTGGACGTGACCGGCCACGTTCCGACGCTCGTCGGCAAGCGCAACCAGGACGTGCTGATGGAACAACTGATCCAGCGCAAGGCGGACCAATTCGTGAACGGCCTGGCGCTTCAGGGCAAACAGAAGGAAGCCGTCCGCAACGTATTGATGATCGCGATGATCGCCGTGCAAACCGCCTATTTCCACGCGCTGGCGCGCCGCTTCTTTAACGCCACCCTCTTCCTGTACAACTCCGACTAG
- the rplU gene encoding 50S ribosomal protein L21: MYAIIETGGKQYRVQEGDVIYVEKLNASEGEVVTFDRVLAVSKGEGLVTGAPTVAGATVTGKVEKQGKGKKIIVFKYKPKKNYHRKQGHRQPYTKIVIEKIQG, encoded by the coding sequence ATGTACGCAATCATCGAAACCGGCGGCAAGCAATACCGCGTTCAAGAAGGCGACGTCATCTACGTCGAGAAGCTGAACGCGAGCGAAGGCGAAGTCGTAACGTTCGACCGCGTTCTGGCCGTATCCAAAGGCGAAGGTCTGGTGACCGGCGCTCCGACGGTAGCAGGCGCGACGGTAACGGGCAAAGTCGAGAAGCAAGGCAAAGGCAAGAAGATTATCGTCTTCAAGTACAAGCCGAAAAAGAACTATCACAGAAAACAAGGCCATCGTCAACCGTACACGAAGATCGTCATCGAGAAAATCCAAGGTTAA